The following coding sequences are from one Pseudonocardia sp. EC080619-01 window:
- a CDS encoding ATP-grasp fold amidoligase family protein, producing MSFDARVMLSRRLRFLPHRAFAIMHHALFQGEISTLRKPRTYAQLLAKKNLGEQSELVHITADKYRVREHVADRIGAEHLIPLVQVVERAEDLDLEAPQQPYVVKGTHGCDMTILVPHPAAADHAKIRSAVARWLNTDFFRHGWRERPYEGLTPRAVVEEMIGDGTGAPNDYKFFVFHGEPAMVVVDQNRFVAHTSTMLHPDWVPFRIAGRFAQAEALPEKPACYDRMLEIARTLGKDFTFARIDLYDVDGHVYFGEITHNPGGGLVRLRPRAFDRALGNLWRHGTPIPEKFIDRAAATR from the coding sequence ATGTCGTTCGACGCCCGGGTGATGCTGTCCCGCCGGCTCCGATTCCTGCCGCACCGCGCATTCGCGATCATGCACCATGCGCTGTTCCAGGGTGAAATATCGACGCTGCGGAAACCGAGGACCTACGCGCAACTCCTCGCGAAGAAGAATCTCGGTGAACAGTCCGAACTCGTCCACATCACGGCGGACAAGTACCGGGTGCGCGAGCACGTCGCCGACCGGATCGGGGCCGAGCACCTCATCCCGCTGGTCCAGGTCGTCGAGCGCGCGGAGGACCTCGACCTGGAGGCACCGCAGCAGCCCTACGTCGTGAAGGGCACCCACGGCTGCGACATGACGATCCTCGTGCCGCACCCGGCCGCCGCCGACCACGCGAAGATCCGTTCGGCGGTGGCCCGGTGGCTGAACACCGACTTCTTCCGGCACGGCTGGCGGGAGCGGCCCTACGAGGGGCTCACCCCGCGGGCGGTCGTCGAGGAGATGATCGGCGACGGGACGGGCGCGCCGAACGACTACAAGTTCTTCGTCTTCCACGGCGAGCCGGCGATGGTCGTCGTCGACCAGAACCGGTTCGTCGCGCACACCTCCACGATGCTGCACCCCGACTGGGTGCCGTTCCGGATCGCCGGGCGGTTCGCGCAGGCGGAGGCGCTCCCGGAGAAGCCGGCCTGTTACGACCGGATGCTGGAGATCGCGCGCACCCTCGGCAAGGACTTCACCTTCGCCCGGATCGACCTCTACGACGTCGACGGCCACGTCTACTTCGGCGAGATCACGCACAACCCCGGCGGGGGCCTGGTCCGGCTGCGCCCGCGGGCGTTCGACCGGGCACTGGGGAACCTGTGGCGCCACGGCACCCCGATCCCCGAGAAGTTCATCGACCGGGCCGCCGCGACCCGCTGA
- a CDS encoding glycosyltransferase family 2 protein encodes MRNRDVLVTVITPAYNVGPWIGESIDSVLAQTESRFEYLIVDDGSTDDTAEIVRARAERDPRIRLLQVENGGSGAARNRALAESAAPFVAFLDGDDRWHPQFLRHMLETMYTAPPGVGMAYCHTRVMLESGQVVALRWQPSGVVDIDKQLVENNPPHNGSSLMIRRACFDQVGGFDSSLPSAVDFEMWLRIAAGSNYPLMWGTRRFLLDMRLMRAGSISSNRQRRFECLDKVIAEYAPSMRRKHPGLAYIRPAVFAYRDGLDDFGDRWSLLAREAGAKELARDSWGRSLLAWSSAGRERRAQLRNLRDGARSGAYKGMSGALRTAGRINSMRG; translated from the coding sequence GTGCGGAACCGCGACGTTCTGGTGACGGTGATCACCCCTGCCTACAACGTGGGCCCGTGGATCGGCGAGTCGATCGATTCCGTGCTCGCGCAGACCGAGTCACGCTTCGAGTACCTGATCGTCGACGACGGCTCGACCGACGACACCGCCGAGATCGTGCGGGCCCGCGCGGAGCGCGACCCCCGGATCCGGCTCCTGCAGGTCGAGAACGGCGGGTCCGGCGCCGCGCGCAACCGGGCACTGGCCGAGAGCGCCGCCCCGTTCGTCGCGTTCCTCGACGGCGACGACCGCTGGCACCCGCAGTTCCTGCGGCACATGCTCGAGACGATGTACACCGCGCCGCCCGGGGTCGGCATGGCGTACTGCCACACCCGCGTGATGCTGGAGAGCGGGCAGGTCGTGGCGCTGCGCTGGCAGCCCTCCGGCGTCGTCGACATCGACAAGCAGCTGGTGGAGAACAACCCGCCGCACAACGGCAGCTCGCTGATGATCCGACGGGCCTGCTTCGACCAGGTCGGCGGCTTCGACTCGTCGCTGCCCTCGGCCGTCGACTTCGAGATGTGGCTGCGGATCGCGGCCGGGTCGAACTACCCGCTGATGTGGGGCACCCGCCGGTTCCTGCTCGACATGCGCCTGATGCGGGCCGGGTCGATCAGCTCGAACCGCCAGCGCCGCTTCGAGTGCCTGGACAAGGTGATCGCCGAGTACGCGCCGTCGATGCGCCGCAAGCACCCGGGCCTGGCCTACATCCGGCCCGCGGTGTTCGCCTACCGCGACGGGCTCGACGACTTCGGCGACCGCTGGTCGCTGCTGGCCCGCGAGGCCGGCGCGAAGGAGCTCGCCCGCGACTCGTGGGGCCGGTCGCTGCTGGCGTGGAGCAGCGCGGGCCGGGAGCGCCGCGCCCAGCTGCGCAACCTGCGCGACGGCGCCCGCAGCGGCGCCTACAAGGGGATGTCCGGCGCGCTGCGCACCGCCGGGAGGATCAACTCGATGCGCGGGTGA
- a CDS encoding ATP-dependent Clp protease ATP-binding subunit translates to MTGFFGPGDPRGPVHRIDLTRLMSAGAREIMARAAQESVQRGDTDLDATHILLACARSETTRRWITRAGGDPDAIARTLEERLPRPGAEVDPSRPPSLTPSAKRALLDAHQVSRSLGSTYIGPEHLLLALAANEESAAGRLLARSRFSPGSMTTGGGTPAPQAGPAGGATAAEQEPTSTPTVDQYGQDLTVAARGGRLDPVIGREEEIEQTIEVLSRRTKNNPVLIGEAGVGKTAVVEGIAQRIADGEVPDTLRGRRVVQLDLAGVVAGTKYRGDFEERMRTLIEEIREHSNDLVVFIDELHTMVGAGTGGGEGGGAMDAGNLLKPALSRGELHVIGATTLDEYRRYIESDSALARRFQPVLVPEPSIEDSVAILRGLADRYEAHHQVRYTPEALRAAVEMSDRYVTERFLPDKAIDLLDQAGARVRLRTRTPTVDHREIEQQIDQLTRDKDQAVAHEDYERASQLRDEITVARDKLSADPADPQGKAPVVGVDEIAEVVSRATGIPATQLTEAERDRLLRLEDELHRRVVGQDAAVTAVAEAIRRSRSGLGDTDRPVGSFLFLGPTGVGKTELARALAVALFGEEDRMVRLDMSEYGEKHTVARMVGAPPGYVGYGESGELTEAVRRRPYSVLLLDEVEKAHPDVFNTLLQVLDDGRLTDGQGRTVDFRHTVIIMTSNVGSELITGHGMTLGFGSAASQESTASEREDAVLRERLTPRLREVFRPEFLNRIDETIVFRRLDTEQLTEITGLLLDDTRERLAAREIGFEISGEAVRLLAERGHQPEFGARPLRRTIRRELDNPLSSMLLDGRIGPGTTVRVGVRDGELEIEAAA, encoded by the coding sequence ATGACCGGCTTCTTCGGCCCGGGCGACCCGCGTGGGCCCGTCCACCGGATCGACCTGACCCGCCTGATGAGCGCGGGCGCGCGGGAGATCATGGCCCGCGCCGCGCAGGAGTCCGTGCAGCGCGGGGACACCGATCTGGACGCCACGCACATCCTCCTCGCGTGCGCGCGCAGCGAGACGACCCGGCGGTGGATCACCCGGGCAGGCGGCGATCCCGACGCCATCGCCCGCACGCTGGAGGAGCGGCTCCCGCGCCCCGGGGCCGAGGTCGACCCGAGCCGGCCGCCGTCGCTGACCCCGTCGGCGAAGCGCGCGCTGCTCGACGCCCACCAGGTCTCGCGGTCGCTGGGGTCCACCTACATCGGACCCGAGCACCTGCTGCTGGCCCTCGCCGCGAACGAGGAGTCCGCGGCGGGACGGCTGCTCGCCCGGTCCCGGTTCAGCCCCGGCTCGATGACCACCGGTGGCGGCACCCCGGCCCCGCAGGCGGGGCCGGCGGGCGGCGCGACGGCCGCGGAGCAGGAGCCGACGTCGACCCCGACCGTCGACCAGTACGGCCAGGACCTCACCGTGGCCGCGCGCGGCGGGCGGCTGGACCCGGTGATCGGCCGCGAGGAGGAGATCGAGCAGACGATCGAGGTCCTGTCCCGGCGGACCAAGAACAACCCCGTCCTGATCGGCGAGGCGGGTGTCGGCAAGACCGCCGTCGTCGAGGGCATCGCGCAGCGCATCGCGGACGGCGAGGTCCCCGACACCCTGCGCGGCCGCCGGGTCGTGCAGCTGGACCTGGCCGGTGTGGTCGCGGGCACGAAGTACCGCGGCGACTTCGAGGAGCGGATGCGGACCCTGATCGAGGAGATCCGCGAGCACTCGAACGACCTCGTCGTGTTCATCGACGAGCTGCACACCATGGTCGGCGCCGGTACCGGCGGCGGCGAGGGCGGCGGCGCGATGGACGCCGGCAACCTGCTCAAACCCGCCCTGTCCCGCGGCGAGCTGCACGTCATCGGCGCGACGACGCTCGACGAGTACCGCCGCTACATCGAGTCCGACTCGGCCCTCGCCCGCCGGTTCCAGCCGGTGCTCGTGCCGGAGCCGTCGATCGAGGACTCCGTCGCGATCCTGCGCGGGCTGGCGGACCGCTACGAGGCCCACCACCAGGTGCGCTACACGCCGGAGGCGCTGCGCGCCGCGGTCGAGATGTCCGACCGCTACGTCACCGAGCGTTTCCTGCCCGACAAGGCGATCGACCTGCTCGACCAGGCCGGCGCCCGGGTGCGGCTGCGTACCCGCACGCCGACCGTGGACCACCGCGAGATCGAGCAGCAGATCGACCAGCTGACCCGGGACAAGGACCAGGCCGTCGCGCACGAGGACTACGAGCGGGCCTCGCAGCTGCGCGACGAGATCACCGTCGCCCGGGACAAACTCTCCGCCGACCCGGCGGACCCGCAGGGCAAGGCGCCGGTGGTCGGCGTCGACGAGATCGCCGAGGTCGTCTCGCGGGCGACCGGCATCCCGGCCACCCAGCTCACGGAGGCCGAGCGGGACCGGCTGCTGCGGCTGGAGGACGAGCTGCACCGTCGCGTCGTCGGTCAGGACGCGGCCGTCACCGCGGTCGCCGAGGCGATCCGGCGCTCGCGCTCCGGTCTCGGGGACACCGACCGGCCGGTCGGCAGCTTCCTGTTCCTCGGCCCGACCGGCGTCGGGAAGACCGAGCTGGCACGGGCGCTCGCCGTCGCGCTGTTCGGCGAGGAGGACCGGATGGTCCGCCTCGACATGAGCGAGTACGGCGAGAAGCACACCGTCGCGCGGATGGTCGGCGCCCCGCCCGGCTACGTCGGGTACGGCGAGTCCGGCGAGCTCACCGAGGCCGTCCGCCGCCGGCCGTACTCGGTGCTGCTGCTCGACGAGGTCGAGAAGGCGCACCCCGACGTGTTCAACACCCTGCTGCAGGTACTCGACGACGGCAGGCTCACCGACGGCCAGGGACGCACCGTCGACTTCCGGCACACCGTGATCATCATGACGTCGAACGTCGGGTCCGAGCTGATCACCGGGCACGGCATGACCCTCGGGTTCGGCTCGGCGGCCTCGCAGGAGTCGACGGCCTCCGAGCGCGAGGACGCGGTGCTCCGCGAGCGGCTCACCCCGCGGCTGCGCGAGGTGTTCCGGCCGGAGTTCCTCAACCGGATCGACGAGACCATCGTGTTCCGCAGGCTCGACACCGAGCAGCTCACCGAGATCACCGGGCTGCTGCTCGACGACACCCGGGAGCGGCTCGCCGCCCGCGAGATCGGCTTCGAGATCTCCGGCGAGGCCGTGCGGCTGCTCGCCGAGCGCGGCCACCAGCCGGAGTTCGGGGCCCGTCCGCTGCGCCGGACGATCCGGCGGGAGCTCGACAACCCGCTGTCGTCGATGCTGCTGGACGGCCGGATCGGCCCCGGGACGACCGTCCGGGTCGGGGTGCGGGACGGCGAGCTGGAGATCGAGGCCGCGGCGTAG
- a CDS encoding FAD-dependent monooxygenase, with protein sequence MRIACVGGGPAGLYFAILAKLRSGGRDEVVVHERNRPGETHGFAVTFGEDLLDDAFRNDPDGGQALRRAARLWNAQEIRVGDARPVHVGGKYGYSIARVELLDVLARRAEQLGVDVRYAAPAGREDVDADIVVAADGISSRLRTRRAEHFGTTIDEGTNRYIWLGADSDSDTFVWDFQRTDAGWIWIHLYPSSNGLSTCIVECEPDTWTGLGLDTMAADEGVRMITSLFPRTLGGHRLVEPPGGLAEKPWLRFREVRNRTWRDGDLVLVGDAAHTTHFGIGSGTVLAMQDSLALADSLYGAPGSPRDVVELDRPDGRGAALAAYDARRRAVVRPVQDAARRNMQWFEQAGRQLEQVGDPVEFAWSLTDRRGDMGRLHYQLHKATQIGPLRQVRRGLTTARRVRRAALREGSSRPSGESHGQ encoded by the coding sequence GTGCGTATCGCGTGCGTAGGAGGGGGGCCCGCGGGCCTCTACTTCGCGATTCTCGCCAAGTTGCGGTCCGGTGGCCGCGACGAGGTCGTCGTCCACGAGCGGAACCGGCCCGGCGAGACACACGGCTTCGCCGTGACCTTCGGCGAGGACCTGCTCGACGACGCGTTCCGGAACGATCCCGACGGCGGGCAGGCCCTGCGCCGCGCCGCGCGGTTGTGGAACGCCCAGGAGATCCGCGTCGGTGACGCCCGGCCGGTGCACGTCGGCGGCAAGTACGGCTACTCGATCGCCCGGGTGGAGCTGCTCGACGTGCTGGCGCGCCGGGCCGAGCAGCTCGGGGTCGACGTGCGCTACGCGGCGCCGGCCGGCCGTGAGGACGTCGACGCCGACATCGTCGTCGCCGCGGACGGGATCTCCAGCAGGCTGCGGACCCGGCGGGCCGAGCACTTCGGCACGACGATCGACGAGGGCACGAACCGCTACATCTGGCTCGGCGCGGACAGCGACTCGGACACCTTCGTCTGGGACTTCCAGCGGACCGACGCCGGGTGGATCTGGATCCACCTCTACCCGTCGTCCAACGGGCTGAGCACCTGCATCGTCGAGTGCGAGCCGGACACCTGGACCGGCCTGGGGCTGGACACCATGGCGGCGGACGAGGGCGTCCGCATGATCACGTCGCTGTTCCCGCGGACGCTGGGCGGGCACCGGCTGGTCGAGCCGCCGGGCGGGCTCGCCGAGAAGCCCTGGCTGCGGTTCCGCGAGGTCCGCAACCGCACCTGGCGCGACGGCGATCTCGTCCTGGTCGGCGACGCCGCGCACACCACGCACTTCGGCATCGGCTCGGGCACCGTGCTGGCGATGCAGGACTCGCTGGCGCTGGCCGACTCCCTCTACGGGGCCCCGGGCAGCCCGCGGGACGTCGTCGAGCTGGACCGGCCCGACGGCCGCGGCGCCGCACTGGCCGCCTACGACGCGCGCCGCCGTGCCGTCGTCCGCCCGGTGCAGGACGCCGCCCGCCGCAACATGCAGTGGTTCGAGCAGGCGGGCCGGCAGCTGGAGCAGGTCGGTGACCCCGTCGAGTTCGCCTGGTCGCTGACCGACCGGCGCGGTGACATGGGCCGGCTGCACTACCAGCTGCACAAGGCCACCCAGATCGGGCCGCTGCGCCAGGTGCGCCGCGGTCTGACGACCGCCCGCCGGGTCCGCCGTGCCGCGCTCCGTGAGGGGAGCAGCCGGCCGTCCGGCGAGAGTCACGGACAGTGA
- a CDS encoding FAD-dependent monooxygenase: MKIVCVGGGPAGLYLSILARLWSGGRDEVVLVERNAPGTASGFAVTLGEDILDELYRTDPVGADRVRAAAHVWDSQVVEIAGRTVHLGGRYGYSIGRSRLLEVLAERARQVGVRLHFETAAAADGDTAADPLTADADVVVAADGVGSAIRQRRTDAFGTRVAHGANRYVWFGTTKAFRPFTFAFERTAAGWIWFHAYPAADCVSTCIVECTPETWTGLGLDAMDPQEAMRFLERIFERSLDGHSLIAPPGMGASPWLTFREVRNMSWRDGGVVLLGDAAHTTHFAIGSGTVLAVADAIALAEELYPGGLPGTDDVEAALAGYDARRRATMAPIQRMARRSMEWFETVPQRLDGTDPIDFAWSLLDRRGDQGRLHRRLHDITQIEPVREVRRRLTTARRVRRAVGRGEIGRSQAPSELLNG; encoded by the coding sequence GTGAAGATCGTATGTGTCGGCGGTGGGCCCGCCGGGCTCTACCTGTCGATCCTGGCTCGCCTGTGGTCCGGTGGTCGCGACGAGGTCGTCCTCGTCGAACGCAACGCACCGGGCACGGCGTCCGGCTTCGCCGTGACCCTCGGTGAGGACATTCTCGACGAGCTCTACCGGACCGATCCGGTCGGCGCCGACCGGGTGCGGGCCGCCGCGCACGTCTGGGACTCGCAGGTCGTCGAGATCGCCGGCCGGACGGTGCACCTCGGCGGGCGCTACGGCTACTCGATCGGCCGCTCCCGGTTGCTGGAGGTGCTCGCCGAGCGGGCCCGCCAGGTCGGGGTCCGGCTGCACTTCGAGACGGCGGCCGCCGCCGACGGTGACACCGCGGCCGACCCGCTCACCGCGGACGCGGACGTCGTCGTCGCCGCGGACGGGGTGGGCTCGGCGATCCGCCAGCGCCGCACGGACGCGTTCGGCACCCGGGTCGCGCACGGCGCGAACCGCTACGTGTGGTTCGGCACCACCAAGGCGTTCCGGCCCTTCACGTTCGCCTTCGAGCGCACCGCGGCCGGCTGGATCTGGTTCCACGCGTACCCGGCCGCGGACTGCGTCAGCACCTGCATCGTCGAGTGCACGCCGGAGACCTGGACCGGGCTCGGCCTCGACGCGATGGACCCGCAGGAGGCGATGCGGTTCCTGGAGCGGATCTTCGAGCGCTCGCTGGACGGCCACTCGCTGATCGCACCGCCCGGCATGGGTGCCTCGCCGTGGCTGACCTTCCGCGAGGTCCGCAACATGTCCTGGCGGGACGGCGGGGTCGTGCTCCTCGGCGACGCCGCGCACACCACGCACTTCGCGATCGGCTCGGGCACCGTCCTCGCCGTCGCGGACGCGATCGCGCTGGCCGAGGAGCTGTACCCCGGCGGGCTGCCCGGCACCGACGACGTCGAGGCCGCGCTCGCCGGCTACGACGCCCGGCGCCGGGCGACGATGGCGCCGATCCAGCGGATGGCCCGGCGCAGCATGGAGTGGTTCGAGACGGTCCCGCAGCGGCTCGACGGCACCGACCCGATCGACTTCGCCTGGTCGCTGCTGGACCGCCGCGGGGACCAGGGCCGGCTGCACCGCCGCCTGCACGACATCACCCAGATCGAACCGGTCCGCGAGGTCCGGCGCCGGCTCACCACCGCGCGACGGGTGCGGCGCGCCGTCGGGCGGGGCGAGATCGGCCGGTCCCAGGCCCCGTCGGAGCTCCTGAACGGCTGA
- a CDS encoding amino acid permease translates to MGWTRTMPVERILARTGDGSGSDLRRTLKARDLVGFGVGIIIGTGIFTLAGVEARQHAGPAVTLSFLVGAVVAGLAAICYAELASSVPTAGSAYTYAFATLGEVFAWIIGWDLLLEFGLGLAVVSRSWSGYLAELFGLPAAWFGEDATVNVGAVAIIAVLTAVAVSGIRESSRLTNLLVLVKLAVCVLILGIGAFYVNPDNLTPFVPPAQPPEGGGTVFTQPIISGVFGLEPTVFGVGGMLTAAAVVFFAYTGFEALANLGEEAERPDRDLKIGLLGALAVCAVLYVGVSLVLTGMVPYTEIDTGAPLAAAFSSVGLQWIGALIAIGAVTGLTSVMMVELVTIGRIGFAMGRDGLLPESIGTAHPRWGTPHRMTIIGGAVCAVIAAFTPITALADMVSIGALSAMIIVAIAVPVLRRRRPDLDRPFRVPFSPVVPAITAVACLYLMLNLNLDTWIRFVGWLVLGLVVYAFYGRKHSFLARDRREAEEDTPA, encoded by the coding sequence GTGGGATGGACGCGCACGATGCCGGTGGAACGGATCCTGGCGCGCACCGGGGACGGGTCCGGCAGCGATCTGCGACGCACGCTGAAGGCCCGCGACCTGGTCGGGTTCGGGGTCGGGATCATCATCGGCACGGGGATCTTCACCCTGGCCGGGGTGGAGGCCAGGCAGCACGCCGGACCGGCCGTCACGTTGTCGTTCCTCGTCGGCGCCGTCGTCGCCGGCCTGGCCGCGATCTGCTACGCCGAGCTCGCCTCCTCGGTCCCGACCGCCGGGTCGGCCTACACCTACGCGTTCGCGACGCTCGGTGAGGTCTTCGCGTGGATCATCGGCTGGGACCTGCTGCTGGAGTTCGGGCTGGGCCTCGCCGTCGTCTCGCGCAGCTGGTCGGGCTACCTCGCCGAGCTGTTCGGGCTGCCGGCCGCCTGGTTCGGCGAGGACGCGACGGTGAACGTCGGCGCCGTCGCGATCATCGCGGTCCTCACCGCGGTCGCCGTGTCCGGTATCCGGGAGTCGTCCCGGCTGACGAACCTGCTCGTGCTCGTGAAGCTCGCGGTGTGCGTGCTGATCCTGGGCATCGGCGCGTTCTACGTGAACCCGGACAACCTCACGCCGTTCGTCCCGCCGGCCCAGCCGCCCGAGGGCGGGGGCACCGTGTTCACCCAGCCGATCATCTCCGGGGTGTTCGGGCTGGAGCCGACGGTCTTCGGCGTCGGCGGCATGCTCACCGCCGCCGCGGTCGTGTTCTTCGCCTACACCGGGTTCGAGGCACTCGCCAACCTCGGCGAGGAGGCGGAGCGGCCGGACCGCGACCTGAAGATCGGCCTGCTCGGCGCGCTCGCCGTCTGCGCGGTGCTCTACGTCGGCGTCTCGCTGGTGCTGACCGGGATGGTCCCCTACACCGAGATCGACACCGGTGCTCCCCTCGCCGCGGCCTTCTCGTCGGTCGGGCTGCAGTGGATCGGCGCCCTGATCGCGATCGGCGCCGTCACCGGCCTGACGTCGGTCATGATGGTCGAGCTGGTCACGATCGGCCGGATCGGGTTCGCGATGGGCCGGGACGGCCTGCTCCCGGAGTCGATCGGGACGGCGCACCCGCGCTGGGGCACCCCGCACCGGATGACGATCATCGGCGGCGCCGTCTGCGCCGTGATCGCGGCCTTCACCCCGATCACCGCGCTCGCCGACATGGTCTCGATCGGCGCCCTCTCGGCGATGATCATCGTGGCGATCGCGGTCCCGGTCCTGCGACGCAGGCGTCCGGACCTGGACCGCCCGTTCCGGGTCCCGTTCTCGCCGGTGGTCCCGGCGATCACCGCCGTCGCGTGCCTCTACCTGATGCTGAACCTCAACCTCGACACCTGGATCCGGTTCGTCGGCTGGCTGGTCCTCGGGCTGGTCGTCTACGCGTTCTACGGCCGGAAGCACTCGTTCCTGGCCCGGGACCGCCGGGAGGCCGAGGAGGACACCCCGGCCTGA
- a CDS encoding lipopolysaccharide biosynthesis protein — MSVGTVVAGRVRSARREMANPLYRNAYALMLNTIVNSGFGLLYWIFAARVFTTEEVGRGNALVNLMMMISVLTSLNFGQAIVRFLPTAGRDSASLVRLAYAISTGTAVLGSAGAMIYCHLAYAPGDPLYVAPGFGAWFVVSTAAWSIWSLQDQMFTGLRSAMWVVLKNGVYGLVKLGLLVVVALLAVEDGVFTSWSAPVIAMLVPFALLIARRLLPRHSEESAAMADAGAPDRRTLSRYMAGDYLGQVFNQAMSSFLPVLVVIVISQQASAFLLPAQTVFLAMSMLSVAITSALVVEGARDPERAHVFARAVLRRICVIVLPSAVVIGLAAPLLLWFYGPEYVENSTLVLQLLMVSMFPRVVVTLWMTKSRLANRTGGLAVQQLVHATIVLGGIPLLAPTLGVDAVGWAWLAGELLLAIVFAPSVIRWLRRPAPPTRPADDDTRPIGGPDERTHEFPRVED, encoded by the coding sequence GTGAGCGTCGGGACCGTGGTCGCCGGGCGCGTGCGCTCGGCGCGCCGGGAGATGGCCAACCCGCTGTACCGCAACGCCTACGCGTTGATGCTGAACACGATCGTCAACTCCGGGTTCGGCCTGCTGTACTGGATCTTCGCCGCGCGGGTGTTCACCACCGAGGAGGTCGGCCGGGGCAACGCCCTGGTCAACCTCATGATGATGATCTCGGTGCTGACCTCGCTGAACTTCGGCCAGGCGATCGTCCGCTTCCTGCCGACCGCCGGGCGCGACTCGGCGTCGCTGGTCCGGCTCGCCTACGCGATCTCGACGGGCACGGCCGTACTCGGCTCGGCCGGGGCGATGATCTACTGCCACCTCGCCTACGCGCCCGGTGACCCGCTGTACGTGGCGCCCGGGTTCGGTGCCTGGTTCGTCGTCTCCACCGCCGCCTGGTCGATCTGGAGCCTGCAGGACCAGATGTTCACCGGGCTGCGCTCCGCGATGTGGGTGGTGCTCAAGAACGGGGTCTACGGCCTGGTCAAGCTGGGCCTGCTCGTGGTCGTGGCGCTGCTCGCCGTCGAGGACGGCGTGTTCACGTCGTGGTCCGCACCGGTGATCGCCATGCTGGTGCCCTTCGCCCTGCTGATCGCCCGGCGGCTGCTCCCGCGGCACTCCGAGGAGTCCGCGGCGATGGCCGACGCGGGCGCACCGGACCGGCGGACCCTGAGCCGCTACATGGCGGGCGACTACCTCGGCCAGGTCTTCAACCAGGCCATGTCGTCGTTCCTGCCGGTCCTGGTCGTCATCGTGATCAGCCAGCAGGCGAGCGCATTCCTGCTGCCCGCCCAGACCGTCTTCCTCGCCATGAGCATGCTGTCGGTCGCGATCACCTCGGCGCTGGTCGTCGAGGGTGCGCGCGACCCCGAGCGGGCGCACGTGTTCGCCCGGGCCGTGCTGCGGCGGATCTGCGTGATCGTGCTGCCCTCGGCCGTGGTGATCGGGCTGGCGGCACCGCTGCTGCTGTGGTTCTACGGACCGGAGTACGTCGAGAACTCGACGCTGGTGCTGCAGCTGCTGATGGTGTCGATGTTCCCGCGGGTCGTCGTCACGCTGTGGATGACCAAGTCCCGGCTCGCGAACCGCACCGGCGGGCTGGCCGTGCAGCAGCTCGTGCACGCGACCATCGTGCTCGGCGGGATCCCGCTGCTCGCACCCACGCTGGGCGTCGACGCCGTCGGCTGGGCATGGCTGGCCGGCGAGCTGCTGCTCGCGATCGTGTTCGCCCCGTCGGTGATCCGCTGGCTGCGCCGGCCGGCCCCACCGACCCGCCCGGCGGACGACGACACCCGCCCGATCGGTGGCCCCGACGAGCGCACCCACGAGTTCCCCCGCGTCGAGGACTGA